One region of Bradyrhizobium betae genomic DNA includes:
- a CDS encoding thioesterase family protein: MDARDFIKVGMSAERMLVVPAERTVGHFVPGMPMVYATPMMILEMEMTSGDAIRAALQPGWVTVGTEVDIRHLAAALVGATVRTTAKVVAVERRVIRFEVEAFEGTRKLGEGRHARGLVNVEMFNKRLGA; encoded by the coding sequence ATGGACGCACGCGATTTCATCAAGGTCGGCATGAGCGCCGAGCGCATGCTGGTGGTCCCGGCGGAGCGCACCGTCGGGCATTTCGTGCCGGGCATGCCGATGGTCTATGCGACGCCGATGATGATCCTGGAGATGGAGATGACGTCGGGCGATGCGATCCGCGCAGCGCTGCAGCCGGGCTGGGTCACGGTCGGTACCGAGGTCGACATCCGCCATCTCGCGGCAGCCTTGGTTGGTGCAACGGTACGAACCACCGCGAAGGTCGTCGCGGTCGAGCGCCGCGTCATCCGTTTCGAGGTCGAGGCGTTCGAGGGCACGCGTAAGCTCGGCGAAGGCCGCCACGCTCGCGGGCTCGTCAATGTCGAGATGTTCAACAAGCGGCTGGGGGCGTAG
- a CDS encoding YegJ family protein: MPTSLSQPIKWAVSAVVTALAVFGILNLGPHPAVNVPDRVISVADTDAEMNAAIARARATLPVFWASYEASKPSETGHSLKVRFLTAGNGEHIWMSQVKRLPSGDYAARFADMPQNMPGKRLGDLAQFSETDISDWMFMRNGKIVGGETVKPLLKSMPIAEADALRARMEQP; encoded by the coding sequence ATGCCGACCTCTCTCTCCCAGCCAATCAAATGGGCCGTATCCGCCGTCGTCACGGCCCTTGCCGTCTTCGGCATTCTAAACCTGGGTCCACATCCCGCGGTGAACGTGCCGGACCGGGTCATCAGCGTGGCCGATACTGACGCCGAAATGAACGCGGCAATCGCTCGTGCGCGCGCTACGCTGCCTGTCTTCTGGGCTTCTTACGAGGCCTCGAAACCGTCGGAGACCGGACACTCTCTCAAGGTGCGATTTCTGACCGCAGGCAATGGCGAGCATATCTGGATGAGCCAGGTGAAGAGGCTGCCGAGCGGCGACTATGCCGCGCGTTTCGCGGACATGCCTCAGAACATGCCTGGAAAGCGATTGGGAGACCTCGCTCAATTCAGCGAGACCGACATCTCGGACTGGATGTTCATGCGCAACGGCAAGATCGTCGGCGGCGAGACCGTCAAGCCGCTGCTCAAATCCATGCCGATAGCCGAGGCCGATGCGCTCCGGGCGCGGATGGAGCAGCCGTAG
- a CDS encoding tautomerase family protein, whose product MATVNGRCSAARERTMPEITVSMAEGRTDEQKAGMMRDITQALVKNLGVDADAVVIQINEAPLRHKMKGGKTFVERAAAAKK is encoded by the coding sequence ATGGCGACCGTCAATGGCCGGTGTTCGGCCGCAAGGGAGAGAACGATGCCTGAGATTACTGTCAGCATGGCCGAAGGCCGCACCGACGAGCAGAAGGCCGGCATGATGCGCGACATCACGCAGGCGCTGGTCAAGAATCTCGGCGTCGATGCCGATGCCGTCGTCATCCAGATCAACGAAGCCCCGCTCCGCCACAAGATGAAGGGCGGCAAGACGTTTGTGGAGCGCGCGGCGGCGGCGAAGAAATGA
- a CDS encoding 6,7-dimethyl-8-ribityllumazine synthase codes for MNQMLQDPQVQTSKAETSQPTQAPPPVPQDPAPEHPRFAKPQRVAFVQACWHRDVVEEARIAFVKEAEARHLTHVDVFEVPGSFEIPLHAQVLAKTRRYTAIVAAGLVVDGGIYRHEFVADTVIKALMDVQLRTEVPVFSAVLTPQQFHETEVHYDFFRRHFAIKGVEVAAACAETLLGLERLRGQVAAGIV; via the coding sequence ATGAATCAGATGCTGCAAGACCCCCAAGTCCAAACTTCCAAAGCCGAAACGTCCCAACCCACCCAAGCGCCGCCTCCGGTTCCACAGGATCCGGCGCCCGAACATCCGCGCTTTGCAAAACCGCAGCGGGTCGCCTTCGTGCAGGCCTGCTGGCACCGCGACGTCGTCGAGGAAGCTCGCATCGCCTTCGTGAAGGAAGCCGAGGCGCGGCATCTCACCCATGTCGACGTGTTCGAGGTGCCAGGATCGTTCGAGATTCCGCTGCATGCGCAGGTCCTCGCCAAGACGCGGCGCTACACCGCGATCGTCGCCGCCGGTCTCGTCGTCGACGGCGGCATCTATCGTCACGAGTTCGTCGCCGACACCGTGATCAAGGCGCTGATGGACGTGCAGCTGCGCACCGAAGTGCCGGTGTTCTCCGCCGTGCTGACGCCGCAGCAATTCCACGAGACCGAGGTGCACTACGATTTCTTCCGCAGGCATTTTGCGATCAAGGGCGTCGAGGTCGCGGCAGCCTGTGCGGAGACGTTGCTCGGCCTGGAGCGCCTGCGCGGCCAGGTCGCGGCTGGAATTGTGTGA
- the hisS gene encoding histidine--tRNA ligase — translation MAEKPKKPQKLKARLPRGLEDRDPAAIRATREMVEKIRAVYELYGFEPVETPAMEYTDALGKFLPDQDRPNEGVFSFQDDDEQWISLRYDLTAPLARYVGERYGTDGLVLPYRSYRVGYVFRNEKPGPGRFRQFMQFDADTVGSATPAADAEICMMAADTMEALGVQRGQYVVKVNNRKVLDGVLEAIGLAGEENAGRRLTVLRAIDKLDKFSADEVRKLLGPGRWDGGEEGKGDFTKGANLSAAEADVVLAITKPRDDWKEAIAAAETYLAKSEVGQAGVSELEEIAKLVAASGYGADRIKIDPSVVRGLEYYTGPVYEVELLLETKDDKGRPVRFGSVGGGGRYDGLVSRFRGEPVPATGFSIGVSRLQAALTLLGKLDTRPEFGPVVVTVFDRDRVADYQKMVASLRTAGIRAELYLGNPKNMGNQLKYADRRNAPCVIIQGSDEKARGEVQIKDLIEGAKAAAAIASNQEWRESRPAQFSCSEADLVAKVREVLARHDVKWG, via the coding sequence ATGGCCGAAAAACCCAAAAAACCGCAGAAACTGAAGGCGCGTCTGCCGCGCGGACTCGAGGATCGCGATCCCGCCGCGATCCGGGCGACGCGCGAGATGGTCGAGAAGATCCGCGCCGTCTACGAGCTCTACGGCTTCGAGCCCGTGGAGACTCCGGCGATGGAATATACCGACGCGCTCGGAAAATTCCTGCCCGACCAGGACCGTCCGAACGAGGGCGTGTTCTCGTTCCAGGACGACGACGAGCAGTGGATTTCGCTCCGCTACGATCTGACCGCGCCGCTCGCCCGCTATGTCGGCGAGCGCTACGGCACCGACGGCCTGGTCCTGCCCTATCGCAGCTATCGCGTCGGCTATGTCTTCCGCAACGAAAAGCCCGGCCCCGGCCGCTTCCGCCAGTTCATGCAGTTCGACGCCGACACGGTCGGCTCGGCGACACCGGCGGCGGACGCCGAGATCTGCATGATGGCGGCGGACACGATGGAGGCGCTGGGCGTTCAGCGCGGCCAGTACGTCGTGAAGGTCAACAACCGCAAAGTGCTGGATGGCGTTCTGGAAGCCATCGGGCTCGCCGGTGAAGAGAATGCAGGCCGCAGGCTGACCGTGCTGCGCGCCATCGATAAGCTCGACAAGTTTTCCGCTGATGAAGTGCGCAAATTACTTGGTCCCGGACGATGGGACGGCGGCGAAGAAGGCAAGGGCGACTTCACGAAGGGCGCCAATCTGAGCGCGGCGGAGGCCGACGTCGTTCTCGCCATCACCAAGCCGCGCGACGACTGGAAAGAGGCCATTGCCGCGGCAGAGACCTATCTCGCCAAGAGCGAAGTCGGTCAGGCCGGCGTGAGCGAGCTGGAAGAGATTGCCAAGCTGGTCGCGGCGTCTGGTTACGGCGCAGATCGCATCAAGATCGATCCGTCCGTCGTGCGCGGTCTCGAATATTACACCGGTCCTGTCTACGAGGTCGAACTGCTGCTCGAGACGAAGGACGACAAAGGCCGTCCCGTGCGCTTCGGCTCGGTCGGCGGCGGCGGACGTTACGACGGCCTCGTCTCGCGCTTCCGCGGCGAGCCGGTGCCAGCGACCGGCTTCTCGATCGGCGTGTCACGCCTTCAGGCGGCGCTGACGCTGCTCGGCAAGCTCGACACGCGGCCCGAGTTCGGCCCCGTCGTCGTCACCGTGTTCGACCGCGATCGCGTCGCCGATTATCAGAAGATGGTCGCAAGCTTGCGCACCGCCGGCATCCGCGCCGAGCTCTATCTCGGCAATCCCAAGAACATGGGTAACCAGCTCAAATATGCCGACCGCCGTAACGCGCCCTGCGTCATCATCCAGGGCTCCGATGAAAAGGCGCGCGGCGAGGTGCAGATCAAGGATCTGATCGAAGGCGCCAAGGCGGCCGCGGCCATCGCCTCCAACCAGGAATGGCGCGAGAGCCGTCCGGCGCAGTTCTCGTGCAGCGAAGCCGATCTCGTCGCGAAAGTGCGCGAGGTGCTGGCGCGCCATGACGTAAAGTGGGGATAG
- a CDS encoding YbjN domain-containing protein, translating to MSLLEGTIDSRSHPLAVVEDIAASNNWPFERSGEDELTIVSKGQWTDYQISFTWMGEIEALHLACAFDMKIPVARRGEVQRLVAAVNEQLWVGHFDLWTNTGMIMHRQALVLPGGLTASTAQCEAMLAGAIHACERYFPAFQFVVWAGKTTAQAMDAAMFDTVGEA from the coding sequence ATGTCCCTGCTCGAAGGCACTATCGATTCCAGAAGTCACCCGCTCGCGGTGGTCGAAGATATTGCTGCCAGCAACAACTGGCCGTTTGAACGCTCCGGCGAAGACGAACTCACGATTGTCTCCAAGGGACAATGGACCGACTACCAGATCTCATTCACCTGGATGGGCGAGATCGAGGCGCTGCATCTGGCCTGCGCCTTCGACATGAAGATTCCGGTCGCACGGCGGGGCGAGGTGCAGCGGCTCGTCGCTGCGGTCAACGAGCAATTGTGGGTCGGCCATTTCGACCTGTGGACCAACACCGGCATGATCATGCATCGCCAGGCCCTGGTGCTGCCGGGCGGCCTCACCGCCTCGACCGCGCAATGCGAGGCCATGCTCGCCGGTGCCATCCACGCCTGCGAGCGCTACTTCCCCGCGTTCCAGTTCGTGGTGTGGGCCGGCAAGACCACCGCCCAGGCCATGGACGCCGCGATGTTCGACACGGTGGGGGAGGCGTAA
- the proC gene encoding pyrroline-5-carboxylate reductase, protein MDPRLRGDDSEFVVTIVADNSTLQNITGTILLAGAGKMGGALLTGWLAGGLDPRRVAVVDPHISPEITALAGRGVALNPDVKAAGAVETMVLAVKPQMFRGAGARLRSFVSATTSVVSIMAGTTIASLREVCGGAVVRAMPNTPAAIGRGITVAVAASDVSAQQRAVADALLRATGSVEWVEDESLMDAVTAVSGSGPAYVFLLAEELARAGVEAGLPEALATKLARETVAGSGELLHQSELASSTLRQNVTSPGGTTAAALGVLMGEPGLRDLMIRAIAAATQRSKELAK, encoded by the coding sequence ATGGATCCCCGCCTTCGCGGGGACGACAGCGAGTTTGTGGTGACCATCGTGGCAGACAACAGCACTCTCCAAAACATCACCGGCACCATCCTGCTCGCCGGCGCCGGCAAGATGGGCGGCGCGCTGCTGACCGGATGGCTGGCGGGCGGGCTCGACCCGCGCCGCGTCGCAGTGGTCGATCCGCACATCTCGCCCGAGATCACCGCGCTTGCCGGCAGGGGCGTGGCGCTCAATCCCGACGTGAAGGCGGCCGGCGCCGTCGAGACGATGGTCCTCGCGGTGAAGCCGCAGATGTTCCGCGGGGCCGGCGCCAGGCTGAGATCATTCGTTTCGGCGACAACCTCGGTCGTCTCGATCATGGCGGGAACCACGATCGCCTCGCTTCGGGAGGTCTGCGGCGGCGCCGTCGTGCGCGCGATGCCGAACACGCCGGCTGCCATCGGCCGCGGCATCACCGTTGCCGTCGCCGCGAGCGATGTCAGCGCACAGCAGCGCGCGGTGGCGGACGCGTTGCTGCGCGCCACCGGCTCGGTCGAATGGGTCGAGGATGAAAGCCTGATGGATGCGGTGACCGCCGTCTCCGGCTCGGGCCCGGCCTATGTGTTCCTGCTCGCCGAAGAGCTCGCGCGTGCCGGCGTCGAGGCGGGATTGCCCGAGGCTCTGGCGACGAAGCTTGCGCGCGAAACGGTCGCCGGCTCCGGCGAGCTGCTGCACCAGTCGGAGCTTGCCTCCAGCACGCTGCGCCAGAACGTCACATCGCCCGGCGGCACCACCGCCGCAGCCCTCGGCGTGCTGATGGGCGAGCCCGGCCTGCGCGACCTGATGATCCGCGCGATCGCGGCTGCGACGCAACGGTCGAAGGAATTGGCGAAGTAG